Within Winogradskyella helgolandensis, the genomic segment GTCAACTTTAATACACTCGTCACAGAGGTCTTGCAAACCTTGCTCATCCCTACACACATCAGCATTACCGTACAAGATAACCTTCCAGACATTTATGGCAATACCTGGAGATTCAAACAAGTCTTCCAAAACCTTATTCAAAATGCTATTAAATATAGTGATAAAGACCAAGGCACCATAGAAATTGGCTATACAGAGCAAGACCATCTATTTCAGTTCTTTGTAAAAGACAACGGAGTGGGTATTAAACCCAATTATTTCGAAAGAATCTTCAAGGTCTTTACCAAATTAGAAAGTAGCAGCTCGTCTTCGGGCATCGGGCTCTCTATCGTAAAAAAAATCATCACCTTCTACAAAGGCAGCATATGGCTAGAAAGCGAAGAGGGTAGTGGCACCACCTTTTATTTTACCTTACCTAAATCCGGATCGTAATAAAACCGTTGACGTCAGTTGGAGTGTCCCAACCATTTCGTCGGGATGTATCGAGATACCATATTAAAAAGCATGAACTAAAAACCAACATAACACTGCCATGAATATCATTACCCTCACCATAAATCCCGCATTAGACAAAAGCGCCACCATAAACCATTTAGTCCCTGAACAAAAACTAAAATGCCACGCTATCGAATTTCAAGCGGGTGGAGGCGGAGTGAATATTTCAAGAGTCCTGCATACTTTAGGCGTTAAAAATAACTGTATGTTTACCTGCGGTGGCGATACAGGCCAAACCTTAAAACGCTTATTAGAAGAAGAACAACTTAACATCACACCAATACCTGTAGAAGCGTGGACACGTGAAAACCTAGCTGTTGTAGATGCTAAAACCGAATTACAATACCGTTTCGGAATGCCAGGACAAGGCTTAAGTACTACTGAAATAGAAAACCTTAAAAGCACTATAAATAAGTTAGTTACAGAAGACACTATACTTATTATGAGTGGTAGCGTTCCAGATACCATGGCACCAGACTTTTACATCCAACTCATAGATAGCCTCACCGCTAAAAACGTCAAAATCATCGTAGATACCTCTGGCGAAGCTTTAAAAGCAAGCCTCCAAAAACCGGTATTTCTAATGAAACCCAACCAAGGAGAACTTGCCCAATTAGCTGGCAAAGACTTTTTAACAAAAACCGAACAAGAGGCATTTGCCATGCAACTCATCCATAACAAACAGGCACAATATGTGGTGGTTTCCTTAGGTGCTCGTGGTGCTTTTTTAGCCTCAACAAACGGTATCGTATACCAAAATACACCTTCCGTAAAAGTAAAGAGTACCATTGGTGCTGGCGATAGTATGGTAGCGGGCTTAATTTATGCCATAACACATAACTTATCTCCTGCCAACATTCTAAAATGGGGTGTTATCTGCGGTGTTGCAACCACCATGACAGGCGGCACCAATTTAGCATCCAAAGAAAATATACAAAAGGTGGTAGACTTGCTAAAAGAGTAATGTCATACAAGATATAGATC encodes:
- a CDS encoding 1-phosphofructokinase family hexose kinase; translation: MNIITLTINPALDKSATINHLVPEQKLKCHAIEFQAGGGGVNISRVLHTLGVKNNCMFTCGGDTGQTLKRLLEEEQLNITPIPVEAWTRENLAVVDAKTELQYRFGMPGQGLSTTEIENLKSTINKLVTEDTILIMSGSVPDTMAPDFYIQLIDSLTAKNVKIIVDTSGEALKASLQKPVFLMKPNQGELAQLAGKDFLTKTEQEAFAMQLIHNKQAQYVVVSLGARGAFLASTNGIVYQNTPSVKVKSTIGAGDSMVAGLIYAITHNLSPANILKWGVICGVATTMTGGTNLASKENIQKVVDLLKE